In the genome of Bradysia coprophila strain Holo2 unplaced genomic scaffold, BU_Bcop_v1 contig_232, whole genome shotgun sequence, one region contains:
- the LOC119076312 gene encoding putative tRNA pseudouridine synthase Pus10 — protein MSKIDVFDYLNEIGCCNTCNLRYVNGRFSNYLNIEKSLLMHGIDISKKLSQSESGEPDPKRFKENEDGCVACLGLFSTSNLDAVLEQILQCPDLLPYQCDTILTSISLPIMLSLRRLSIWLALIEKFPKHFSLTEPPDTSIKDVIKLIVNPKICDKLNKTLEINQSGIMVNVFFEHVDEADELKPLWDVKPEVFNERYATPRKFNREFMTRNAFEKHFNPSKVDADIYKKHVPVPPNLPKNVLKLDKITVNGPTIFVAGRYRKLTRSLSQTPWILHGKRMMEESVSEIIVEHFAEFFGIPVDKVIFSSSGREDVDVRCLGKGRPFVLEIPDSHKTTLPKSIAGNIEKLVEKSQKVSIRDIQLVKREELIHIKQGEENKKKMYRALCVTNEPVTVDLLRKLNISDEFNIEQMTPIRVLHRRPWRNRQRTVYEVKASINKDDPRIIILDVTTQAGTYIKELVHGEFGRTNPSIRSIINQWIDIVALDVMRIDLDWPPEVDNITS, from the exons ATGTCTAAAATAGACGTATTCgattatttgaatgaaatcggATGCTGCAACACTTGCAATTTGAGATATGTAAATGGGCGATTCAGTAATTATTTAAACATTGAGAAATCGCTTCTTATG CATGGAATCGACATCTCAAAAAAGCTCAGTCAAAGTGAAAGTGGGGAACCCGATCCGAAACGCttcaaagaaaatgaagaTGGATGCGTAGCATGTCTGGGATTGTTCAGTACGAGTAATTTGGATGCAGTTTTGGAGCAGATACTTCAATGTCCAGACCTTCTGCCGTATCAATGTGATACGATTCTAACATCAATATCGCTGCCGATAATGCTCAGCTTGAGGCGACTATCGATTTGGCTGGCattgatcgaaaaatttccgaaacATTTCAGCTTAA CGGAACCACCGGATACGTCTATAAAAGATGTCATTAAATTGATTGTAAATCCTAAGATTTGCGATAAGCTAAACAAAACTTTAGAAATCAACCAGAGCGGAATCATGGTCAATGTTTTTTTCGAACATGTGGATGAGGCTGACGAACTAAAACCACTGTGGGATGTTAAGCCCGAAGTT TTTAATGAGCGCTATGCCACACCAAG GAAATTCAACAGAGAATTTATGACACGCAATGCTTTCGAGAAACATTTCAATCCGAGTAAAGTAGATGCTGACATTTACAAAAAGCACGTACCAGTGCCGCCAAATCTtccaaaaaatgtattaaaattGGATAAGATAACCGTCAATGGTCCAACGATTTTCGTAGCCGGACGGTACAGAAAGTTAACACGATCCTTAAGTCAAACGCCGTGGATTCTACATGGAAAGCGAATGATGGAAGAAAGTGTGTCGGAAATTATTGTCGAACATTTTGCTGAATTCTTTGGTATTCCTGTCGATAAAGTGATCTTTTCGTCTAGTGGCAGAGAAGATGTTGAC GTGAGATGTTTGGGGAAAGGCAGACCATTCGTTTTGGAAATACCAGATTCGCACAAGACGACATTACCAAAGAGCATTGCcggaaatatcgaaaaattggTGGAAAAATCGCAGAAAGTGTCGATTCGGGACATTCAACTTGTAAAGAG GGAAGAGCTGATACACATCAAACAGGGcgaagaaaataagaaaaaaatgtaccgAGCTCTATGCGTAACAAATGAGCCTGTGACTGTGGATTTGCTCAGAAAGCTGAACATTAGCGACGAATTTAACATTGAACAAATGACACCGATCAGAGTTCTTCATCGGAGACCGTGGCGCAACCGACAGCGGACAGTTTATGAAGTCAAAGCATCGATAAATAAAG ACGATCCGAGGATTATTATATTAGATGTGACAACACAGGCCGGAACCTACATAAAAGAGTTGGTACATG